The proteins below are encoded in one region of Candidatus Dormiibacterota bacterium:
- a CDS encoding DUF1638 domain-containing protein translates to MKDVALLICGALGKEVKAIVDEHGWDVDIYGVPAMHHFYPKKIVEAVDRKLDELSPGYHKVVVVYGDCGTAGALEPVLERHGAVRVRGPHCYEMFAGTDFDRITDERPATFFLTDWLVRNFERAVVRGLGLDRYPELKPVYFKHYTDLLYLAQFADSRLLAKACEISDYLGLPLEVRHVGFGELETRLAELVEAA, encoded by the coding sequence GTGAAAGACGTCGCCCTGCTCATCTGTGGAGCCCTCGGCAAGGAAGTCAAAGCGATCGTCGACGAGCACGGCTGGGACGTCGACATCTATGGGGTGCCGGCGATGCATCACTTCTATCCGAAGAAAATCGTGGAAGCGGTCGATCGCAAGCTGGACGAACTGTCGCCTGGTTATCACAAGGTGGTGGTGGTCTATGGCGACTGCGGCACGGCCGGCGCGCTCGAGCCGGTCCTCGAACGCCACGGGGCGGTTAGGGTGCGCGGACCGCACTGCTACGAGATGTTTGCCGGCACCGACTTCGACCGGATCACGGACGAGCGCCCGGCGACGTTTTTCTTGACCGACTGGCTGGTGCGGAATTTCGAACGAGCCGTCGTTCGCGGGCTCGGCCTGGACCGGTACCCCGAGCTCAAGCCTGTCTACTTCAAGCACTACACGGACCTGCTGTATCTCGCGCAGTTCGCCGACTCCCGGTTGCTCGCGAAGGCGTGCGAGATCAGCGACTACCTAGGCCTCCCGCTCGAGGTCAGGCACGTGGGGTTCGGCGAGCTGGAGACGCGACTGGCGGAGCTCGTCGAGGCGGCCTGA
- a CDS encoding virulence factor has product MAKYQVMFWKHIPAQVKAWDEGGEVKRMLPDRFQAAIDAFAMKDGSAEMDAYLDGWRWGDPQERSGAAEEVATDVVKELDVANPRSKLMNPGQEGA; this is encoded by the coding sequence ATGGCGAAGTACCAGGTGATGTTCTGGAAACACATCCCGGCCCAGGTCAAGGCCTGGGACGAGGGCGGTGAGGTGAAGCGGATGCTGCCCGACCGCTTCCAGGCGGCGATCGACGCCTTCGCGATGAAGGACGGGTCGGCCGAGATGGATGCCTACCTCGACGGCTGGCGCTGGGGCGACCCGCAGGAGCGCTCAGGTGCAGCGGAAGAGGTGGCGACCGACGTCGTTAAAGAACTTGACGTGGCGAATCCGAGATCAAAGCTGATGAATCCAGGCCAGGAGGGAGCATGA
- a CDS encoding electron transfer flavoprotein subunit alpha/FixB family protein, with product MVLAFIEHVDGAPTMLSLEVLTMAGRLARDLGVPLDAVAIGPKGAAASGILTSYQVATLHLADDLRLAEYAPAAWAHTIAELADRVNPKVVIGTASDRGGEVMAHVAARMTLPLAANCTQIAAGDPFIVTRQRWGGSLLEEAHLRGAVKLLTVAPHALTAEASPNRTEVATHSLAPALEDKDFRVRLVPQAGADSGKISLAQARVVIGGGRGVGSAEGFATLEELADLLGGAVGCSRVVTSLGWRPHSDQVGQTGTRIAPDLYIACGISGAIQHMVGCRAAKHILAINTDPNAPIVAQADYAVIGDVQKVLSAVNAEIRRAKSGHERMVTEAPTA from the coding sequence ATGGTCCTTGCCTTTATCGAGCACGTCGATGGAGCGCCGACCATGCTCTCGCTCGAAGTGCTCACGATGGCCGGGCGGCTCGCACGCGACCTGGGCGTGCCCCTCGACGCGGTTGCCATCGGTCCAAAAGGCGCGGCGGCCAGCGGCATCCTAACCTCTTACCAGGTCGCTACATTGCATCTGGCCGATGATCTTCGGCTGGCGGAGTACGCGCCGGCAGCGTGGGCGCACACCATCGCTGAGCTTGCCGACCGGGTCAACCCCAAGGTCGTCATCGGGACGGCGAGCGACCGCGGTGGCGAGGTCATGGCCCATGTTGCCGCGCGGATGACGTTGCCGTTGGCGGCCAACTGCACCCAGATTGCGGCGGGTGATCCGTTCATCGTGACGCGCCAGCGCTGGGGTGGCAGCCTGCTCGAGGAGGCGCATCTCAGGGGTGCGGTCAAGCTGTTGACGGTCGCGCCTCATGCCCTGACGGCTGAGGCTTCCCCCAACCGCACCGAGGTCGCGACGCATTCGCTTGCGCCCGCGCTGGAAGACAAGGATTTTCGTGTGCGACTGGTTCCCCAGGCCGGGGCCGATAGCGGAAAGATCTCGCTCGCACAGGCACGCGTCGTGATCGGCGGCGGCCGCGGGGTTGGCAGCGCCGAGGGATTCGCCACACTCGAGGAGCTGGCTGATTTGCTCGGCGGCGCGGTCGGCTGCTCGCGCGTCGTGACCAGCCTCGGCTGGCGGCCACATTCCGACCAGGTGGGACAGACCGGGACCCGAATCGCGCCGGACCTTTACATCGCCTGTGGCATAAGTGGGGCGATCCAGCACATGGTCGGCTGCCGGGCGGCCAAGCACATCCTCGCCATAAACACGGACCCTAACGCGCCCATCGTGGCGCAGGCGGATTACGCGGTGATCGGCGATGTCCAGAAAGTGCTGAGCGCCGTCAACGCCGAAATCCGGCGGGCCAAGTCGGGTCATGAGCGGATGGTGACCGAAGCCCCGACCGCTTAG
- a CDS encoding corrinoid protein produces the protein MSREEEIRQELFDHTLNGHAPEVKALTEEALKLGMDPMDILFKALIPSLEEVGRRFEKGDFFVPEMLIAARAMQGALVILRPLIAETGAKPIGKYVIGTVKGDIHDIGKNLVIIMLEGAGFEVVDLGVNCPPEKFVEAVRTNEPHIVGFSAFLTTTMPMFKVNIQALEKAGLRDKVSVMVGGAPVTEEYAKLAGADHYAPDASFATRMAKQIVGAAQAAENAALTQAVELIDKTLKKG, from the coding sequence ATGAGTCGGGAAGAAGAGATTCGGCAGGAACTGTTCGATCACACCCTCAACGGGCACGCACCCGAGGTGAAGGCGCTGACCGAGGAAGCCCTCAAGCTCGGCATGGATCCGATGGACATCCTCTTCAAGGCGCTGATCCCGTCGCTGGAGGAGGTGGGCCGCCGCTTCGAGAAAGGCGACTTCTTCGTCCCCGAGATGCTGATCGCGGCGCGCGCCATGCAAGGAGCGCTCGTCATCCTGCGGCCGCTGATCGCCGAGACCGGCGCCAAGCCGATTGGAAAGTACGTAATCGGCACCGTCAAAGGTGACATCCATGACATCGGGAAGAACCTCGTGATCATCATGCTCGAAGGCGCCGGCTTCGAGGTCGTCGACCTAGGCGTCAACTGCCCACCCGAGAAGTTCGTCGAAGCCGTCCGGACGAACGAGCCACACATCGTCGGCTTCTCGGCCTTTCTCACGACCACGATGCCGATGTTCAAGGTCAACATCCAGGCCCTGGAGAAGGCCGGCCTGCGCGACAAGGTGAGCGTGATGGTTGGTGGCGCCCCCGTCACCGAGGAATACGCCAAGCTCGCTGGCGCCGACCATTACGCGCCCGATGCCTCGTTCGCCACCAGGATGGCCAAACAGATCGTCGGCGCGGCACAAGCCGCCGAGAATGCAGCACTCACGCAGGCCGTCGAACTCATCGATAAGACTCTGAAGAAAGGCTAG
- a CDS encoding dihydropteroate synthase, with amino-acid sequence METIIRSRSREVIVSADRPFVMIGERINPTGRKVLAAEMKAGVMDRVKADAIAQVEAGAQVLDVNAGVPLVDEPALLVAAIKAVGEVTDVPICIDSSVIEALEAALAAYEGKALVNSVTAEDERMDRILPVVKKHGAAVIGMSNDETGITMLPQERVEIARRIIERAKYYGIPAEDVIIDPIAMTVAADPLAGLVTLETMRLIKEQLGNNMTCGASNVSFGLPDRHILNAAFFPVAMHAGLTCAITNPLVAEVRKAVQASDLLLGHDEYAMAWISAFRADQKKAVAAS; translated from the coding sequence ATGGAGACCATCATCCGCTCGCGCTCGCGCGAGGTGATCGTCTCCGCCGACAGGCCCTTCGTGATGATCGGCGAGCGGATCAATCCCACCGGCCGGAAGGTGCTCGCCGCCGAAATGAAGGCCGGCGTCATGGACCGGGTCAAGGCGGACGCGATCGCCCAGGTGGAGGCTGGCGCCCAGGTTCTCGATGTCAACGCCGGCGTGCCACTGGTCGATGAGCCGGCATTGCTGGTGGCCGCGATCAAAGCCGTCGGCGAAGTGACTGACGTGCCGATCTGCATCGACTCATCGGTGATCGAGGCGCTCGAGGCCGCGCTGGCCGCCTATGAAGGCAAGGCGCTCGTAAACTCCGTGACCGCTGAGGACGAGCGCATGGATCGGATCCTCCCGGTGGTCAAGAAGCACGGCGCCGCGGTCATCGGCATGAGCAACGATGAAACCGGCATCACGATGCTGCCGCAGGAACGGGTGGAGATCGCGCGCCGCATCATCGAGCGCGCGAAGTACTATGGGATCCCGGCCGAAGACGTCATCATCGACCCGATCGCGATGACGGTTGCCGCCGATCCGCTCGCCGGCCTGGTGACGCTCGAGACCATGCGACTCATCAAAGAGCAACTCGGCAACAACATGACCTGTGGCGCGTCGAACGTGTCCTTCGGCTTGCCCGACCGGCACATCCTAAACGCCGCCTTCTTTCCGGTAGCCATGCACGCCGGCCTGACGTGCGCGATCACCAACCCGCTCGTGGCGGAGGTGCGCAAGGCCGTGCAGGCCTCCGATCTTCTCCTGGGCCACGACGAGTACGCGATGGCCTGGATCTCGGCGTTCCGTGCCGATCAGAAGAAGGCGGTTGCCGCGTCGTGA
- a CDS encoding methylenetetrahydrofolate reductase C-terminal domain-containing protein, with amino-acid sequence MRVLERLVLAAEKPLKEAIWDCRMCGQCILHSTGLSCPMRCPKNLRNGPCGGVRADGNCEVYADKRCVWVEAWEGSRRLPIFKDHILHLQKPVDWQLQGTSSWINLVSGRDQVAPKGWETHAER; translated from the coding sequence GTGCGCGTTCTCGAACGCCTGGTGCTCGCCGCCGAGAAGCCGCTGAAGGAAGCGATCTGGGATTGCCGGATGTGCGGCCAGTGCATCTTGCACTCAACCGGCCTGAGCTGCCCGATGCGCTGCCCCAAGAATCTCCGTAACGGTCCTTGCGGCGGCGTTCGTGCAGACGGCAACTGCGAGGTGTACGCGGACAAGCGTTGCGTCTGGGTCGAGGCCTGGGAGGGCTCGCGGCGCCTCCCGATCTTCAAGGATCACATTTTGCATCTACAGAAGCCGGTCGACTGGCAGCTGCAGGGCACCTCGTCGTGGATCAACCTCGTCAGTGGCCGAGACCAGGTCGCGCCAAAAGGTTGGGAGACCCATGCCGAGCGCTAG
- a CDS encoding ASKHA domain-containing protein, producing the protein MIQKKLEVLYQPFDKTTRVPPGTTLFSAAHWIGLPIDSTCGGRGTCGKCKVQVLQGGLEVTPSDRKQLRPGELEEGWRLSCQAKVYLDTIVTVPELLRVPKAATMGVNRLVLLDPNVRKVFVELTEPDLEDQRSDIERLRDALTAEGFDMKADLRVLRTLPGLLRSAEFKVTAVLGGDQLIAVEAGDTREATYGVAFDLGTTTVVGTLMNLRTGMAEAVRSTLNGQAPFGADVISRISHGMQGDEAKAELREAIQRTMNAVLQELYDAAGVERERVYEAVVVGNATMLHLLLGIDATPISMMPFTPAFREPLYLPAREVGLDIHPGGYVQTLPVIGAYVGADIVAGVVATGLAREDKLRVFVDVGTNGEIVLGSVKRVLCTAAPAGPAFEGSQIRCGMRATDGAIEGVTLSDHIELQIIGGDIAPKGICGSGLVDTVAQLRLVGLLDAGGKMRSREEVPEHPLSDRLITIDGVRAFLLAENIYLSQRDVRELQFGKGSIATGIKVLMDVMGITVADLDEVLLGGSFGSYLNPESAKIIGLVPPVDVDRILSVGNTAGEGAKMSLLSFRERQIAFELPDKIEYVELSGRADFNDSFVSVLAFPELETLR; encoded by the coding sequence GTGATTCAGAAGAAGCTCGAGGTCCTGTACCAACCGTTCGACAAGACGACCCGGGTGCCACCGGGCACCACCCTCTTCAGCGCAGCGCACTGGATTGGGCTGCCGATCGACTCCACCTGCGGTGGCCGCGGCACCTGCGGCAAATGCAAGGTGCAGGTGCTGCAGGGTGGCCTGGAGGTCACGCCCTCCGATCGGAAGCAGCTTCGTCCCGGTGAGTTGGAGGAGGGCTGGCGCCTCTCCTGCCAGGCGAAGGTCTACCTTGACACCATCGTTACGGTCCCCGAACTGCTTCGGGTCCCGAAGGCCGCCACGATGGGCGTCAACCGGTTGGTGCTGCTCGACCCCAACGTGCGGAAGGTGTTCGTGGAGCTGACCGAGCCCGATCTCGAAGACCAGCGCAGTGACATCGAGCGGCTCCGCGATGCGCTGACCGCCGAAGGCTTCGACATGAAGGCCGACCTACGCGTCCTGCGTACGCTCCCCGGGCTGTTGCGCAGCGCCGAGTTCAAGGTGACCGCCGTGCTCGGCGGCGATCAGCTGATCGCCGTGGAGGCGGGCGACACGCGGGAGGCGACCTACGGTGTCGCCTTCGACCTCGGAACCACGACCGTCGTCGGCACACTGATGAACCTGCGGACCGGCATGGCCGAGGCCGTCCGCTCGACGCTCAACGGCCAGGCGCCCTTCGGGGCCGATGTCATCTCCCGAATCAGCCACGGCATGCAGGGCGATGAGGCGAAGGCGGAGCTCCGGGAGGCGATCCAGCGCACGATGAACGCGGTCCTGCAGGAGCTCTACGATGCGGCCGGTGTCGAGCGGGAGCGCGTCTACGAGGCCGTGGTCGTCGGCAACGCGACGATGCTGCACCTGTTGCTGGGCATCGACGCGACGCCGATCTCGATGATGCCGTTCACCCCCGCCTTCCGCGAACCCCTCTACCTTCCCGCCCGTGAGGTCGGCCTCGACATCCACCCAGGCGGATACGTCCAGACCCTGCCGGTGATCGGGGCCTATGTCGGCGCCGACATCGTCGCCGGCGTCGTCGCCACCGGCCTCGCCCGGGAGGACAAGCTGCGGGTCTTTGTCGACGTCGGCACCAACGGCGAGATCGTGCTCGGCTCGGTCAAGCGTGTTCTCTGTACCGCCGCACCGGCGGGCCCCGCCTTTGAAGGCAGCCAGATCCGCTGCGGCATGCGGGCCACCGACGGCGCCATCGAAGGCGTGACATTGAGCGACCACATCGAGCTCCAGATCATCGGGGGCGACATCGCACCCAAAGGGATCTGCGGCTCGGGGCTGGTCGACACAGTGGCGCAGCTCCGGCTCGTCGGCCTGCTCGACGCCGGCGGCAAGATGCGAAGCCGGGAGGAGGTCCCGGAGCATCCGCTCTCGGACCGGCTGATCACGATCGACGGTGTGCGGGCGTTCCTCCTCGCCGAGAATATTTACCTGAGCCAGCGCGACGTCCGTGAGCTGCAGTTCGGCAAGGGCTCGATCGCCACCGGCATCAAGGTGCTGATGGACGTCATGGGTATCACGGTGGCCGACCTGGACGAGGTCCTGCTGGGCGGGTCGTTCGGGTCCTACTTGAACCCCGAGAGCGCGAAGATCATCGGCCTGGTGCCGCCGGTCGACGTCGATCGCATCCTGTCGGTGGGCAATACTGCGGGCGAGGGCGCGAAGATGTCGCTCCTGTCCTTCCGCGAACGCCAGATCGCTTTCGAGCTACCCGACAAGATCGAGTACGTCGAGCTTTCCGGACGCGCCGACTTCAACGACTCCTTCGTTTCGGTGCTGGCGTTTCCCGAGCTGGAGACGTTGCGGTGA
- a CDS encoding IclR family transcriptional regulator — protein MSTGFATRNKVQSLDRALEILKLLGSEPEMRVTDLARRLEVHKSTAFRLLSTLQEHGLVEQNPSTEKYRLGYGLVRLAASVVGEIDLARASRPVLEELATRTSETVNLAILQGDQVVNIDQIAAPNLVVNVNWVGKQTPLHCTSNGKVLLAFLPDLERRRLLEQPLHRFTPRTITDIKTLDKQLGRVRDDGWAFTLEELEIGLNAVAAPVRGTDGLVHAAVSVAGPSYRVTPQRLGELGEMTKQAGEAISQRMGYIPGGGEA, from the coding sequence ATGAGCACCGGTTTCGCAACGCGCAACAAGGTGCAATCTCTAGACCGAGCGCTGGAGATCCTGAAGCTGCTCGGCAGCGAACCCGAAATGCGCGTCACCGACCTCGCCCGCCGGCTCGAGGTCCACAAGTCGACAGCGTTCCGCTTGCTCTCGACGCTTCAGGAGCACGGGCTGGTCGAGCAGAACCCAAGCACGGAGAAATACCGGCTCGGATACGGCCTGGTCCGCCTAGCTGCGTCGGTGGTCGGCGAGATCGACCTGGCCCGGGCCTCGCGGCCAGTACTGGAAGAGCTGGCCACCCGCACGTCGGAGACGGTGAACCTCGCGATTCTCCAGGGCGACCAGGTCGTCAACATCGACCAGATCGCCGCCCCGAACCTGGTCGTCAACGTCAACTGGGTGGGCAAGCAGACACCGCTGCATTGCACGTCGAACGGCAAAGTCCTGCTCGCGTTCCTGCCCGACCTGGAACGTCGCCGGTTGCTGGAGCAACCCTTGCATCGCTTCACACCCCGCACCATCACCGACATCAAAACCCTGGACAAGCAGTTGGGCCGCGTGCGCGACGACGGGTGGGCCTTCACACTCGAGGAACTGGAGATCGGCTTGAATGCCGTGGCGGCACCCGTACGCGGCACTGACGGATTGGTCCATGCCGCGGTCAGTGTCGCGGGTCCCTCGTATCGCGTCACCCCGCAACGGCTTGGCGAGCTGGGAGAAATGACAAAACAGGCCGGCGAGGCGATTTCGCAACGGATGGGTTACATCCCAGGAGGAGGCGAGGCATGA
- a CDS encoding electron transfer flavoprotein subunit beta/FixA family protein: MNVLVCVKRVPATAGQITLTPDAQEIDTRYLGFTISPHEECAVEEAVRMIEAHGGSSTVLTLGPEAAVDQLRDAMALGIERAILLETDGREWDPVATAAAIVEAIEAERAAGRSYDLVMFGNESADSAGYQVGVRVADALDLPCVTGIKALKISDGRVTVRRQTESGWETAEALLPAVLTVKEGLNLPRYPSLPGRLKAKKKEIERIAPQWQDGGLEKIRLKLPVQAEHTVEILGKNGDAGAQLVAVFQRLRLL, translated from the coding sequence ATGAACGTTCTCGTCTGCGTCAAGCGTGTCCCTGCCACCGCCGGTCAGATCACGCTGACCCCGGACGCCCAGGAGATCGACACGCGTTACCTCGGGTTCACCATCAGCCCGCACGAGGAATGCGCGGTCGAGGAAGCGGTTCGAATGATCGAGGCGCACGGCGGGAGCTCCACCGTGCTCACCCTCGGACCCGAGGCCGCGGTCGACCAGCTCCGCGACGCGATGGCGCTCGGCATCGAGCGCGCGATCCTCCTGGAAACCGATGGTCGCGAGTGGGACCCGGTCGCCACCGCGGCCGCGATCGTGGAGGCGATCGAGGCCGAGCGCGCCGCAGGGCGCAGCTATGACCTCGTGATGTTCGGGAATGAATCGGCCGATAGCGCCGGGTACCAGGTAGGCGTCCGAGTTGCCGACGCCCTCGACCTTCCATGCGTGACCGGGATCAAGGCGCTGAAGATTTCGGACGGCCGCGTGACCGTTCGCCGCCAGACGGAATCGGGATGGGAGACGGCCGAGGCGCTGCTCCCCGCCGTGCTGACGGTAAAGGAAGGGCTCAACCTGCCGCGCTACCCCTCACTTCCGGGGCGGCTGAAGGCGAAGAAGAAAGAAATCGAGCGGATCGCGCCGCAGTGGCAGGATGGCGGGCTGGAGAAGATTCGCCTCAAGCTGCCGGTGCAGGCCGAACATACCGTCGAAATCCTCGGTAAGAACGGCGACGCGGGCGCCCAGCTGGTTGCAGTCTTTCAACGCTTGCGGTTGCTCTGA
- a CDS encoding methylenetetrahydrofolate reductase — MPSASRLAGLLHEGRFVVTAELSSSNSADPEATWRRAEVLRGSVDAINCTDNTGAHVHMASLAAAHLLVEKGLEPIMQLTVRDRNRLALQADLLGAAALGVRNLVLMSGDDVTAGDHPDARRIYDIDSLQLVEVATAMRDRGTYLSGRKLEQAPSFFIGAVENPFAPPLEFRPLRLQKKVRAGADFIQTQLVFDVPLFARFMAMVTDLGVTDKVFIIPSIGIPRSARGAHFMRDKVPGLHVPDELVARLERTPPARQADEGIKIAVELVQAVREIPGVAGVHLIGIKWEEGVVQVADAAGLLPRPTLSPLATVGSSR, encoded by the coding sequence ATGCCGAGCGCTAGCCGACTCGCCGGCTTGCTACACGAGGGACGTTTCGTGGTCACCGCCGAGCTCTCCTCGAGCAACAGCGCCGATCCGGAAGCAACCTGGCGGCGCGCCGAGGTGCTGCGGGGATCGGTGGATGCCATCAACTGCACCGATAACACCGGCGCTCACGTGCACATGGCGTCGCTGGCGGCGGCTCACCTGCTGGTAGAGAAGGGGCTCGAGCCCATCATGCAGTTGACCGTCCGGGACCGAAACCGGCTGGCGCTGCAGGCGGACCTGCTTGGTGCCGCGGCCCTCGGCGTCCGCAACCTTGTCCTGATGAGTGGCGATGACGTGACGGCCGGCGATCATCCGGACGCTCGCCGCATCTATGACATCGACTCGCTGCAACTGGTGGAGGTTGCCACGGCCATGCGCGATCGCGGCACCTACCTGAGCGGACGAAAGTTGGAGCAGGCGCCGTCCTTTTTCATCGGCGCCGTCGAGAATCCGTTCGCGCCGCCACTGGAGTTCCGCCCGCTGCGGTTGCAGAAGAAGGTGCGGGCGGGCGCCGATTTCATTCAGACGCAGCTGGTCTTTGACGTCCCGCTCTTCGCCCGATTCATGGCCATGGTCACGGATCTTGGCGTGACGGACAAGGTCTTCATCATCCCCTCGATCGGAATCCCCCGTTCGGCCCGGGGCGCCCACTTCATGCGCGACAAGGTCCCGGGATTACACGTTCCGGATGAGCTGGTGGCCCGGCTCGAAAGGACGCCGCCGGCTCGGCAAGCCGACGAGGGCATCAAGATCGCGGTCGAGCTTGTCCAGGCCGTGCGCGAGATCCCCGGAGTTGCCGGCGTCCACTTGATCGGGATCAAGTGGGAGGAGGGCGTGGTGCAGGTGGCCGACGCGGCCGGGCTCCTGCCCAGGCCGACCCTGAGTCCGCTGGCCACGGTCGGAAGCAGCCGCTGA